The region TTTTCCGGGTGGGACCGATCAGTGGGTTCATGGAGATCGGGCCCAGGTCGATGAGGACGGCCTGTGGTACATCCTTGGGCGCGCTGACGATCTGATCGTCAGCGGCGGCGTCAAGCACGATCCGGCCAGGATCGAGGCCGCCCTGATCTCTTTTCCGGGCGTCCCTCCGATACGAGAGGCTGCCGCAATCGGCGTCGATGATCCTCTCAAGGGCCAACGAATCGTCTGCTTTGTCGTGGCCGAACCAGGGCCGGATAGCTATGCCGTCCAAGAAGCCATTGATGCAATGATCCGCCATGTCGGTAGGGTCTACGACCCGACGGGCCGCCCGGGTTCGATCTATTTCGTCAGTTCGCTTCCCAAGAACCTGGCTGCAAAGATCCCACGAGGTCTGATCCGGATGGTGTATGAAGGCAAGGGGGTAGGCGATATTTCGAAACTGGACAACCCTAAAGCCCTTGATGAGATCGCCGCGCTCGGACAGAGCCGATCAGGGGGAGCAGCGTGAACGATCAGATGACCCTACGTTACAGTCTCATTTTGCTTGACACCCGCGCCGGCCGAGCTATGTTTTAAGGTACGTTCATCCTTTACAGTCCGGCGCGGCCACTGCTGATTGGGTTGCAGTAGCTACGCGCCAATTCAGACAACCCACCTTCACAAGGAGTCTACGACGATGAAACGAAGACCGATAGTGCCCGTCCTGACTGCCGCCTTGGCTCTGTCTGCTGGACTCGCGTTAGCGGCTGATCCGGAACCTGCCAAAGAACAGGCTCAAACGCAGAAGCAGGAACAGGTGTACGGCAGCCAACTCATGACACCTCAAGAACGAGCTGAGTATCGCGCCAAAATGCGCGCAGCGAAGACGGCTGAGGAGCGAGAGGGAATCCGCAAGGAACATCACAAGCTGATGCAAGAGCGCGCCAAGGCGCGTGGTGTGACACTGCCCGACGAGCCACCAGCCAGAGGCGGCGGCATGGGTCCGGGTGGTCATAGAATGGGTCCAGGCGGCGGTGGTATGGGACCTGGAGGGGGCGGCATGGGGCCTGGTGGGGGTCGTGGCTACTGAACCCTGTCGTCGCCTACCATTGCGCCCGTTCTGACTCGCGCAGGCGAGCCAAGCTCGCCGGGTAGTCGGTCGGATCACGACGCTGTTGAGCGAGTGCGCAGGAATAGGACGCAAGAATGAAAGAGCAACTTCGCATAGGTCTTTCCTTTGGCGTGACGTCAGCCGTCATCACAACATCGGGTCTTATGGTGGGTCTGCACTCAGGGACTCATTCAAAGGTCGCTGTGTTGGGGGGCATCCTGACAATTGCTATTGCTGATGCATTTTCCGATGCGCTTGGGATCCACATGTCGGAAGAATCCGAGAATACGCATACGACAAGGGAGATTTGGGGGACCACCATCGCGACCTTCATGTCGAAGTTTTTCTTTGCCATGACGTTCGCCATTCCCATCCTTCTCCTCCCACTGTTTATCGCCGTCATCGTAAGCCTGGTGTGGGGGCTATCCATTCTGGCGGTTCTGAGCTACGTCATAGCCTGCAGGCAATGCGTGTCGCCGTGGAGAGTAGTGGGTGAACACCTCCTGATCGCATTTGTTGTGATCGGCATTACTCACTGGGTCGGAGATCTCATTGCAACATGGGGAACCTGAGGTTGTTGAGGAATGCGGCTCTCTCACGCTGCCTTCTACCGGATACCGCTTGCGCGCCGACGGTGAAGGCCGCGTGAAGTTCACTGAAGGGTTAACCGGAATCATTGGAGGAATCTCATGAGCTCGATTCGAGATGAGGTACTCGCCGCCAATAGGGCCTATGCGGCTAATTTTGGAGAGAAGGCCACGCTGCCTATGCCGCCGGGACGACGGTTTGCCATCCTGACCTGTATGGATGCGCGGCTTGATCCGGCCAAGTACGCAGGACTATCGGAAGGGGATGCCCACGTCATTCGTAATGCGGGTGGTCGCACCAGCGATGACGCCATCCGGTCACTGGTGATTTCCTATAAACTCCTTGGAACACGGGAATGGTTCGTCATCCACCACACCAATTGCGGAATGGAGACCTTCACCGACGAGATCATGCGCGGGCTGCTGGCGAAGAGTCTGAAGACTGCAACGATCGATGCCGGGGGATGGCACGATACCGGTGAAGGCCCCGGGTCAACGGAAGGCGCGTTTATCGACTGGTTGACCATCGGGGACCAGGCCGAGAGTGTCTGCGCGGATGTGCGACGCATCAGGGCGCACCCGCTGGTCCCACGCGACGTTCCTATCTATGGCTACATC is a window of Candidatus Methylomirabilis tolerans DNA encoding:
- a CDS encoding carbonic anhydrase → MSSIRDEVLAANRAYAANFGEKATLPMPPGRRFAILTCMDARLDPAKYAGLSEGDAHVIRNAGGRTSDDAIRSLVISYKLLGTREWFVIHHTNCGMETFTDEIMRGLLAKSLKTATIDAGGWHDTGEGPGSTEGAFIDWLTIGDQAESVCADVRRIRAHPLVPRDVPIYGYIYDVKTGQLVEVPEATRIGTAA